CGTGATCCGCGGCCGGACGGCGTACACGGCGCAGCTCGCCAAGGAGGCCGTGGAGCTGCTGTACACGGCGAGCGGCGGCTCGGTCATCCGGCGCGAGGTCGCCATGCAGCGCTTCCACCGCGACATCCAGGGCTTCGCGCTGCACGCCCTGGTCCAGCGCGACGCCAACCTGGAGGTCCAGGGCCGCGTCCTGCTCGGCATGGACCCGGGCACGTACTTCCTGTGACGGCGGGCCTCCCGCACCCGCGGGAGGCCACGGCACACGACAAGGGCGGCACCATCCGGAGACCGGTGGTGCCGCCCTTGTCGTGCCCGCCGTACGGGGCGTGTCAGGAGGCGGTGGCAGGCCTGCCGAAGCGGCCGTTGACGAACAGCAGCTCCTCGCCCGCGACGCCCTGGCCCGTCGCCAGCACGGTGCCGATGAAGATGGTGTGGTCGCCGAAGGCGTGCGACTCGGTCAGCTCGCACTCCAGCCATGCCACCGAGTCGTCGAGGACCGGCGCCCCCGTGTGCTCGCCGGCCCGCCAGTCCACCCGCTCGAACTGGGCGGCACCCAGCGTGCGGCTCTTGTCGGCGAAGTGCCGGGCGACCGGCTCCTGGTGGGCGCCGAGTATGTTCACGGCGAACCGGCCGGCCGCGGTGAGCGCGTCGTGCATGACCGCGCTGTGGCCGACGCTGCACAGCACCGCCGGGGGGTCGAGGGAGACCGAGCTGAAGGCGTTCGCCGTCATGGCGTGCAGGTGTTCGCCGCCCACGGTGAGGACCGTGACGCCGGTGGCGAAGCGGGACATCACCTCCCGCAGCCGGTCCGGCCGTACCGGTTCGTGACCGGAACGCACGGCAGCGTGATCGAGTTCGGCGGACGCGGAATTCATGCCACTCTCCGATGGGTCACACGGGACACGTCAGTGCCGTCCGCGGAAGAGCAGCCGGCGAAAATCAACGTAGTCGCGGCGTCTCGCGGTTCCTTCATGCCCGGGTAACCGGTGGGCCTCCTGTGACCGGGCGAGACCGATGACCTTTCAATGACCGTACGTTTACTGCGTCATCGGACCCTGAGGGCATGACTGAGACCTCCGCCGCAGCCGCGGAACGCGAACTCGCCGAGCCCTATCTCCGCCAGGTACTCGACACCGCGGGCCTGGCCGTGGAATACGTGCGCGCCGCGGGAAACACCCTGTACGTGCTGGACGACGACGGGGCCGAGATCCCGGTCGTGGACTTCGCCGGCGGATACGGCTCGGTGCTGCTCGGCCACCATCACCCGGAGATCACCGAGTACGCCCGGCGGCTGCTCGCCGAACATACCCCGATCCACGCGCAGTTCTCGCGCCACCCCTACGCGAACCGGCTGGCCGCCGAACTGAACCGCATCATCGCGCGTGAACTCGCCGACGACGAGCCTTATTACGCCATCTTCGGCAACAGTGGCGCGGAATCGGTGGAAGCCGCCGTCAAGCACGCCGAACTGGACCGGGGCATACGGATATCCGAGCTGCTCGGCACCGTCGACGCCGAACTGGCCGCGGCGCGTGCCGCCGCGGCGGACGGGTCGGCCACGGTCCACGGGGAGGCGGCCGCCCGGCTCGGGGTCGCCCTGGCCGCCGACGACAACGATGCCGTACGCCTCCTGGAGGCGGCGATCAGGCAGCGCAACGAGGAGACCGCCGGTGCCCCGCCGCTGTTCCTCGCCCTGGAGGGCGGCTTCCACGGCAAGCTCGCCGGGAGTGTGCAGCTGACCCACAACGAGGGCTACCGGCTGCCCTTCAAGTCCCTCGCCGCGCAGGCCCGGTTCGTGCCGCGGGACAGCCCCGAGGACCTGAACGCCGTGTACGCGCGCGAGCGCCGGGTGCTGCTCGGCCTGAGCACCGACAACGGCAGGATCACGGTGACGGAGCACGAGTTCCCGGTGTTCTGCGCCTTCCTCGTCGAGCCCGTGCAGGGCGAGGGCGGAATCCGGGTGCTGTCCCGCGAGTTCGCCCGGGCGATCCAGGAGTTCTGCGAGCGCATCGACTGCCCGCTCGTCGTCGACGAGATCCAGAGCGGAATGGGCCGTACCGGAACTCTGCTCGCCAGTTCCCGGATCGGGCTGCGCGGTGACTACTACACCCTCGCCAAGACGCTCGGCGGCGGCATAGCGAAGGCGTCCGTGATGCTGGTGCGCGAAAAGCGCTACCGGCGGGATTTCGAGATCGTGCACAGCTCGACCTTCGCCAAGGACAGCTTCTCCTGCCACATCGCGCTGAAGGTCCTCGAACTCCTGGAAAGGGACGGCGGAGCGGCGTACCGGCAGGCCGAGGAGCGCGGGGCGGCGCTGCGCGCGAAACTCGACGCGCTGCGGGCGGAATTCCCCGACGTGGTGGCGGACGTGCGCGGGGACGGGCTCATGCAGGGCCTGGAATTCCACGACCAGTCCGACTCGTCGTCGCCGGAGCTGAGCCAGATCGCGCAGAGCGGCCTGTTCGGCTATTTCCTGGCGGGCCATCTGCTGCGCCGGCACCGGGTGCGGACGTTCCCGACGGCGAGTGCGGTCGGAACGTTGCGTTTCGAGCCCTCGATTTATGTCACAGACGACGAGCTGGGTCAGTTGTACGCCGGGCTGCGTGACGTGTGCACACTGTTGCGCAAGCAGGCCGGCGACGAACTCATCGGCGTCGGCCGCTGATCCACTCCTGGTGGGTCCGTCGCCTCCCCCCACCGGTGGACTCCCAGGGCAGTGCGGGCACGTGCGGCCGTGACCGGGCCCCGCGTACCCGAGGCAGAACGGGAAGCGGAACGCGTCCTCGGCCCGTCGGTCGGGCGGGCACCGCTTCCCTGGGAACGCAGCACACTGGAGCGAGCGGAAGCGGGGGAGTTCATGCATTTCCGAATACTGGGACCACTGGAAATAGAGAATCCGGACGGCCTGGTGGACCTGGGCGGGCACAGACAGCGCGCGGTGCTGGCGTATCTGCTCTTACAGGCGAACCAGGTGGTGTCCACCAGCCAGTTGCTGTCCGCCCTGTGGGCCGACGACGACGCGCCGATGACCGCGCGCAAGATCCTCCAGAACGCCGTGTGGAAGCTGCGCGGCGTGCTGTCGCGGCCGTCCAGGGCCGAGCAGGGCCCCGAGCTGCTGACCCGTGCGCCCGGCTATCTGCTGCGCGTGCCCCAGCAGCGCGTCGACCTGCTCGACTACCAGCAGCGGGTGGTGACCGGGCGGGCCGCGCTGGCGGCGGGCGAGGTGGAGCGTGCCCGCCGCTCGCTCGGCGAGGCGCTGGCGCTGTGGCGCGGGCCCGTCCTGTCCGACCTGGTGGAGGAGGGCATCTGCTGGCCGGAGCTGACGGCGCTGCAGAACCGGCGGCTCGATGTCATGGAGGATCACTTCGAGGCCGCCCTCGCCTGCGGCCGGCACCAGTCGGTGCTGCCCGACATCGAGAGCCTGGTGGCCGCGGAGCCGCTGCGGGAGCGCGCCTCGGGGCAGTTGATGGTGGCGCTGTACCGGTGCGGACGGCAGGCGGAGGCGCTGGCGGTGTTCGGCCGGGTGCGCTCCGCGCTGGTGGACGGGCTCGGACTGGAGCCGGGGCGCGAACTGCACCGGCTCCAGCAGGCGATCCTCACCCAGGACCCCACGCTGGAGGCACCCCGCACGGCGGGCACCTGGGAGCGGGCCCACCTCGCCCCGGCGAACCGGGGTGCGCAGCCGCCCGCCGATTCCCCGGCCGGGCCGGCCACCGCGCCGACGCCCGCCCTGCCCGCACTCCAGGCTCCCGAGCTCTCGGCGTCCGCCGAACCGGTCACCATCCCCCCGGCACCGGTCGCACCCGCCCCCAGGATCCCCTCCCCCGCCACGCACGAGTCCCGTACCGCCAGCGTGGTCATGCTGCGCTTCGGGCTCGGCGGGGAGCTGGGGCGGGTGCTGGCCGAGGACCGGGACCGGGTGCTCGACGTGCTGACGCAGATCGCCCGGGAGAAGACCGAACTGCACGGCGGCCGGGTGACGTCCGTGCTCGGATCGACGGTCCTCGCCGTGTTCGCCGACGGCGCGGACCCGGCCGACATCGCCGAGCGAGCGGTCCGTACCGCCGCCGCCGTCCGTGACAGCCTCAGTGTCCCCACCGGCACGCTGACCCCGCCGCAGGCCGCCGTGCGCGGACTGACCGTGCACGCGGCCGTGGCCTCCGGGGAGGCCCGGCTGCCGCGCCGGCCCTGCGCCGACTCGCCGTCGCCCTGGGGCGGTGGCCGGCTCGTCGACACCTGCCGGACGATGCTCGACCATGTGCAGGCCGGGGAGATCCACGTCTGCGACGAGACCCGCCGGCACGGCGAGCGGGCGGCGGCGTTCCGGCGGGCCTGTGCCTCCGCCCTCGCCCCGTGGGAGCTGCACGCGCTGCACGACGAGGCCGCGGACCAGCCGTGGAGCCGGGCCGACGCCGGTGTCCACGTCAGCGAACTGGAGCTGATGCAGCACACGCTGCTGCACACCCGGCAGCGTTCGGCGGCGCACCTGATCACCCTCATCCAGGGCTCCGGCCGGGCCAGGACACGGCTGCTCATGGAGTTCCAGCGGCGGGTCGAGGAGGGCCACCGCGGACATGTGCGGGTGCTGGCCGGCACGGTCCCGCCGCCGCGCACCGGCGATCCGCTGGCGGTGCCTGCGGAGATCCTGGCCGCCTACTGCGGCATCGAGCCGGACACCTCCGAGGCCCACGCGACGGCGCGGCTGCGGGCCACGCTCGACGGCCTCGGCCCGGCCGACGGGGCGGACCTGTACGCGCCCCTGGCCCGGCTGCTGTCGCCCTGCCCGACGACCGTGACGGCGGCGGGGACCGGTGAAGTGCTGCGGGCGTGGGGGAAGTTCCTCGCGCGGGCGGCGCGCAAGCAGCCGCTGGTGCTGATCTGGGACGACCTCCAGCACGCCGACGACGCGCTGCTGGACGTGGTGGAGCGGCTGACGCAGACCCATGCGGGCGTGCCGCTGCTCAATGTCGTCGGCGCGGACTCCGGGCTGCCGGACCGGCGTCCGGGCTGGGCCACCGCGCACCCGCGCACGGTGACCCTGAGCCTGAGCCCGGAGGCCGGCGACGCCCTGGACCGGCTACTGGAGTCCCTGCTTCCGCCGCTGCGGGAGTCCGAGGTCGCCTGAGCGCGTCCCGCTCGTGCCGGCCAGGCGGATGGCACGGGCGAGGGCGCCGAGGGCCCGGGGGACGTCCGGGGACCCGGCCGGCAGGACGTCCGCCGCCGATTCGACGAGCAGCGACCCCGCGACGGCCTCCCACTGGGCGGCGTCGCCCGCGCGCGGCGGACCCGCGAGCCCGGGTGGGCCGAGCACCCGCCGCGCCCACGCGGTGATCCGGGTCCGCTCCGCGTTGCTGACGCCCGGTAAGGCCCGCAGCCCGGCGCGGAAGCGGGCCAGTATCTCCACGGCGTACTCGACGAGCAGGGCGTCCTGCCGGGCCGCCGCGGCGCCGGGCGGCCGGGCGGGACGCTCGGAGTCGGGCTGCGCCTGGCCGGCGTCCCGGGGGCTACGGGCCCGGCGCAGCCCGTCGTGCAGGGCCTCGGCGAACCGGGTGCCGACGAAGACGGCAAGCGGGGCGTCCATGTCGCCTGCGGCGACGGCGCGCACCTGCCGGGAGGTCTGCCGTACCGGGCGGCGGGTCTGTGGGGATGCGATGTCCATACGGACAGCACATCAAGTCCCGCACACACGCCGCCCATTCGCGATTCCTCGTCCCGGTCATCACATGGCCCGGCGCCGGGCCCGTACGTCGACCGGCTCCGCTCCCCTGCCGCGGAACCCGCCGTGGAACCGGCCCGAGACCCGGTGCCGGTCCTCCTGCCGCCACGGGCGGCAGTCCGGGAAGGGCAGTGTGCGGCGCTGGGTCGGGGCGGCGGGCTCGCGCAGGCGCGGCAGGGTCAGCCGGCTGGCGTGCTCGTGGCCGCTGCCCCACAGGGGCCGGCGGAGCAGCAGGTCGGAGTGGCCGCACGCGACCACGAGCAGCGGGCCGGTGCCGGCTCCGCCGAGGCTCTCCACCCAGTCGAGCACCACGTCGTCGGCGAGGTGCAGATCGTCCAGGCAGAGGACCAGGGGGCGGTGCTGTGCCGCGTGCTCGATCACCTCGCGCCAGGCGGCGAGCACTTCGGCCCCGTCCGCGGGCCGGCCGGAGTGGGGCGCGGGGCACAGGACGCGCAGCAGGCGCGCCGCGTCCACGTCCGACTCGACCGCGGAGCGCACCAGTGCCCGCAGCCGCTGCTCCGGCGGGTCGAGCGGCGCCCGGTGCCGCGCTGGGGTCGACGCCTCGAGCAGCGCGGTGGCCAGGCCGGCGGCGTCGTAGCCGTCCTTCGGCACGCGCGGCCGTAAGACCCGCACTTCGTCCGGGTCGCCGAGGACGCGGCGCTCGAACTGGGTGAGCAGGGGGGTCTTTCCTACGCCGTGGTCGCCGAGGACCGTGAGCATGCAGGGCACGTCATGGTGGCGCGAGTACTCCAGGAGGTTCTCCAGCAGGGCGAGTTCGGGCCGGCGCCGGGTGTCGGTGCCGTGTCCGGCCGGGTGCAGGGAGCGGGCCTCGCGGATGCCGACGGTGCCGTCGGCGGTGCGGGTGGACTCGTCGTAGCGCACCCAGGCGTCGGTGTCGCGTGCCACGTCGTCGCTGACGTACAGCTCGCCCTTCGGGACACCGGTGAGCAGGCCGTGCGCCTTGTCGAGCAGGGTGCCCACCACGGAGACGGCGGCCCTGGGGTCGTGCGGATCGTGTCGCACGATCGCCTTGCCGGAGATCACCACGGCACGCATCACCATGCCCGCGCGGGCGGCCAGTCGTTCGCGGGCCTCGAAGGCCGCGCGCACCGCGTTCAGCGATGCCTCGGGCCGGTCGGAGCGCAGCCCGAACAGGGCGGCGCACAGTCCTCCCATGGAGCCGACGATGGTGCCGGAGCGGGTCTCGACGCTCTCGGTGAGCGCGGTGACCGCGTCGTGCAGGGAGGTGTCCAGCTGCTCGCTCTCCATGGCCGCGGCGTCCCCGGCGGACTCGGTGCACACCACGAGCACGCAGACGTCCCGGCGCTCGGCGACCGCGCCGGTGTCGGCGGAACCGTAGGACGCCCGCGAGTGGTCGCCGGTGTCCGTCGCACCGGGCGCGGGCGGCGGAACGCTCGTCGGGTCGCCGCTCTGCGGGGCGTCGCAGGAGGACGACACCGTCGTCCCGTGGTCGGCCGGCGCGAGCGCGGGCGCCTGCCCGGGCTCCGGGGCGGCTACGGCGGTGTCGCGGGCCGGTGCCTCCCTGTGGTTCTCCCCCGCGGCCGGGTCCCGCCGCGGCGCCCCCGCGTCCTGAGCGTCCGAAGTGTCCGGTGCGTCCTGGGCGTTCGGCTCCGTACGGTCCTCGGTGGGTGAGGCCAGCGCCCGGTCGTGGCGCAGGATGCGCTGTTGCAGGTTCTGCAGGGAGGCGGAGGGCTCCAGTCCGTACTCCTCCACCAGCG
The DNA window shown above is from Streptomyces chartreusis and carries:
- a CDS encoding flavin reductase family protein, encoding MNSASAELDHAAVRSGHEPVRPDRLREVMSRFATGVTVLTVGGEHLHAMTANAFSSVSLDPPAVLCSVGHSAVMHDALTAAGRFAVNILGAHQEPVARHFADKSRTLGAAQFERVDWRAGEHTGAPVLDDSVAWLECELTESHAFGDHTIFIGTVLATGQGVAGEELLFVNGRFGRPATAS
- a CDS encoding BTAD domain-containing putative transcriptional regulator; amino-acid sequence: MEFKVLGPLEVVSDGRSLPLGGVKQRAVLAMLLLHANQVVATSQLLDALWPEDARPVTARKMVQNAVWGLRALLESGDGEAREGTPPQLVTRAPGYVLRLDPERLDATRFERAVAAGRARLDAGEAAEAAVLLGDALAEWRGSALSDLAEQGVEWGELTALRQLRLDAMEDRFEAELACGRHHAVLGELTSLAEAEPLRERLCGQLMLALYRCGRQAEALSVFSKVRQALVEEYGLEPSASLQNLQQRILRHDRALASPTEDRTEPNAQDAPDTSDAQDAGAPRRDPAAGENHREAPARDTAVAAPEPGQAPALAPADHGTTVSSSCDAPQSGDPTSVPPPAPGATDTGDHSRASYGSADTGAVAERRDVCVLVVCTESAGDAAAMESEQLDTSLHDAVTALTESVETRSGTIVGSMGGLCAALFGLRSDRPEASLNAVRAAFEARERLAARAGMVMRAVVISGKAIVRHDPHDPRAAVSVVGTLLDKAHGLLTGVPKGELYVSDDVARDTDAWVRYDESTRTADGTVGIREARSLHPAGHGTDTRRRPELALLENLLEYSRHHDVPCMLTVLGDHGVGKTPLLTQFERRVLGDPDEVRVLRPRVPKDGYDAAGLATALLEASTPARHRAPLDPPEQRLRALVRSAVESDVDAARLLRVLCPAPHSGRPADGAEVLAAWREVIEHAAQHRPLVLCLDDLHLADDVVLDWVESLGGAGTGPLLVVACGHSDLLLRRPLWGSGHEHASRLTLPRLREPAAPTQRRTLPFPDCRPWRQEDRHRVSGRFHGGFRGRGAEPVDVRARRRAM
- a CDS encoding aspartate aminotransferase family protein: MTETSAAAAERELAEPYLRQVLDTAGLAVEYVRAAGNTLYVLDDDGAEIPVVDFAGGYGSVLLGHHHPEITEYARRLLAEHTPIHAQFSRHPYANRLAAELNRIIARELADDEPYYAIFGNSGAESVEAAVKHAELDRGIRISELLGTVDAELAAARAAAADGSATVHGEAAARLGVALAADDNDAVRLLEAAIRQRNEETAGAPPLFLALEGGFHGKLAGSVQLTHNEGYRLPFKSLAAQARFVPRDSPEDLNAVYARERRVLLGLSTDNGRITVTEHEFPVFCAFLVEPVQGEGGIRVLSREFARAIQEFCERIDCPLVVDEIQSGMGRTGTLLASSRIGLRGDYYTLAKTLGGGIAKASVMLVREKRYRRDFEIVHSSTFAKDSFSCHIALKVLELLERDGGAAYRQAEERGAALRAKLDALRAEFPDVVADVRGDGLMQGLEFHDQSDSSSPELSQIAQSGLFGYFLAGHLLRRHRVRTFPTASAVGTLRFEPSIYVTDDELGQLYAGLRDVCTLLRKQAGDELIGVGR
- a CDS encoding BTAD domain-containing putative transcriptional regulator, with the protein product MHFRILGPLEIENPDGLVDLGGHRQRAVLAYLLLQANQVVSTSQLLSALWADDDAPMTARKILQNAVWKLRGVLSRPSRAEQGPELLTRAPGYLLRVPQQRVDLLDYQQRVVTGRAALAAGEVERARRSLGEALALWRGPVLSDLVEEGICWPELTALQNRRLDVMEDHFEAALACGRHQSVLPDIESLVAAEPLRERASGQLMVALYRCGRQAEALAVFGRVRSALVDGLGLEPGRELHRLQQAILTQDPTLEAPRTAGTWERAHLAPANRGAQPPADSPAGPATAPTPALPALQAPELSASAEPVTIPPAPVAPAPRIPSPATHESRTASVVMLRFGLGGELGRVLAEDRDRVLDVLTQIAREKTELHGGRVTSVLGSTVLAVFADGADPADIAERAVRTAAAVRDSLSVPTGTLTPPQAAVRGLTVHAAVASGEARLPRRPCADSPSPWGGGRLVDTCRTMLDHVQAGEIHVCDETRRHGERAAAFRRACASALAPWELHALHDEAADQPWSRADAGVHVSELELMQHTLLHTRQRSAAHLITLIQGSGRARTRLLMEFQRRVEEGHRGHVRVLAGTVPPPRTGDPLAVPAEILAAYCGIEPDTSEAHATARLRATLDGLGPADGADLYAPLARLLSPCPTTVTAAGTGEVLRAWGKFLARAARKQPLVLIWDDLQHADDALLDVVERLTQTHAGVPLLNVVGADSGLPDRRPGWATAHPRTVTLSLSPEAGDALDRLLESLLPPLRESEVA